In Phaseolus vulgaris cultivar G19833 chromosome 10, P. vulgaris v2.0, whole genome shotgun sequence, a single genomic region encodes these proteins:
- the LOC137818791 gene encoding dof zinc finger protein DOF3.1-like, with amino-acid sequence MQDPTAFAGLKHPQFPEQEQLKCPRCDSSNTKFCYYNNYNLSQPRHFCKNCRRYWTKGGALRNIPVGGGSRKTTKRSSTSKRSSAPPSSAVSEADPTRICTNPVEQDPRVVNIGGTFSSLLASSGHFGTLLEGLNPTGSDLKMGEFGEGVSSDLGLNSNPGLQLQSNGSSEGFLGMQNGESTCWNGAHGWSDLAIYTPRPSFQ; translated from the coding sequence ATGCAAGACCCGACAGCATTCGCAGGTTTGAAGCACCCTCAGTTTCCCGAACAAGAACAACTCAAATGCCCGCGTTGTGACTCCTCAAACACCAAATTCTGCTACTACAACAACTACAACCTCTCTCAGCCACGCCACTTTTGCAAGAACTGCAGAAGGTACTGGACAAAGGGTGGTGCTTTGAGAAACATCCCTGTTGGGGGTGGAAGTAGAAAGACCACAAAACGTTCATCCACCTCAAAACGCTCTTCTGCACCGCCTTCCTCTGCTGTTTCTGAGGCTGACCCGACCCGGATTTGCACCAACCCGGTTGAGCAAGACCCTAGGGTGGTCAACATTGGTGGCACCTTCAGTTCTCTGTTGGCCTCATCTGGGCACTTTGGAACCCTCTTGGAGGGTCTGAATCCAACTGGGTCAGATCTCAAAATGGGTGAATTTGGGGAGGGTGTGAGTTCTGACCTGGGTTTGAATTCAAACCCGGGTTTGCAGCTTCAGAGCAATGGGAGTTCAGAGGGTTTTCTGGGTATGCAGAATGGGGAATCAACCTGTTGGAATGGTGCTCATGGTTGGTCTGATCTTGCAATATACACACCTCGCCCAAGTTTTCAATAG